From the Streptococcus oralis ATCC 35037 genome, one window contains:
- the rfbD gene encoding dTDP-4-dehydrorhamnose reductase produces MILITGANGQLGTELRYLLDERNVDYVAVDVVEMDITNAEMVEKVFAEVNPTLVYHCAAYTAVDAAEDEGKELDFAINVTGTENVAKASEKYGATLVYISTDYVFDGKKPVRQEWEVDDLPSPQTEYGRTKRMGEELVESLTSQHYIIRTAWVFGNYGKNFVFTMQNLAKTHKTLTVVNDQHGRPTWTRTLAEFMTYLTENQKEYGYYHLSNDSTEDTTWYDFAVEILKDSDVEVVPVDSSKFPAKAKRPLNSTMSLAKAKATGFVIPTWQDALKEFYKQEVRK; encoded by the coding sequence ATGATATTAATTACAGGTGCAAATGGTCAACTCGGTACCGAACTACGTTATTTACTAGATGAACGAAATGTGGACTATGTTGCCGTGGATGTGGTCGAAATGGATATCACCAATGCTGAAATGGTTGAGAAAGTCTTTGCCGAGGTTAATCCAACTCTGGTCTATCATTGTGCAGCTTATACTGCTGTTGATGCGGCAGAAGATGAGGGAAAAGAACTGGATTTTGCCATCAACGTAACTGGAACTGAAAATGTAGCCAAGGCCTCTGAGAAATACGGAGCTACTCTGGTCTATATCTCGACAGACTATGTCTTTGATGGGAAAAAACCAGTAAGACAAGAATGGGAAGTCGATGACCTACCTAGTCCGCAGACAGAGTACGGGCGTACCAAGAGAATGGGTGAGGAACTTGTTGAAAGCCTTACGTCACAACATTATATCATCCGTACTGCTTGGGTCTTTGGAAATTATGGCAAAAACTTTGTCTTTACCATGCAAAATCTTGCCAAAACCCATAAAACTCTCACTGTTGTCAACGACCAACACGGCCGCCCAACTTGGACACGTACCTTGGCTGAGTTTATGACCTACCTGACTGAGAATCAAAAAGAGTATGGCTACTACCACTTATCAAATGACTCCACTGAAGATACCACTTGGTATGACTTCGCTGTCGAGATTCTTAAAGACAGTGATGTTGAAGTAGTTCCAGTAGACTCCAGCAAGTTTCCTGCCAAGGCTAAACGCCCCCTCAACTCGACCATGAGTTTAGCCAAAGCGAAGGCGACAGGTTTCGTTATTCCAACCTGGCAAGATGCCCTTAAAGAATTTTATAAACAAGAAGTAAGAAAATAA
- a CDS encoding peptide ABC transporter substrate-binding protein, translating to MKSSKLLALAGVTLLAAATLAACSGSSSNAKGEKTFSYIYETDPDNLNYLTTGKAATANITSNVIDGLLENDRYGNFVPSMAENWSVSKDGLTYTYTLRKDAKWYTSEGEEYAEVKAQDFVTGLKYAADKKSDGLYLVQESIKGLDAYVKGEITDFSQVGIKALDDYTVQYTLNKPESFWNSKTTMGVLAPVNEEFLNSKGDDFAKGTDPSSILYNGPFLLKSIVAKSSVEFEKNPNYWDKDNVHLDKVKLSFWDGQDTNKPTEAFKDGSFTMARLFPTSASYSETEKTFKDNIVYTQQDSTTYLVGTNIDRQSYKYTSKTTDEEKVSTKKALLNKDFRQAIAFGFDRTAYASQVNGASGATKLLRNLFVPPTFVQADGKNFGELVKEKLVTYGDEWSNVNLDDAQDGLYNPDKAKAEFAKAKAALQAEGVKFPIHLDMPVDQTNTTKVQRVQSFKQSVEENLGSDNVVIDIQQLQKDDVQNITYFAETAAGEDWDISDNVGWSPDYIDPSTYLDIIKPSVGENTKTYLGFDSGTNNAAAKQVGLEDYEKMVVEAGEETTDVSKRYEKYAAAQAWLTDSALLIPTTSQTGRPMLSKMVPFTLPFAYSGNKGMSEALLYKYLEVQDKAVTTEEYQKAQEKWLKEKEESNKKAQEELANHVK from the coding sequence ATGAAAAGTTCAAAACTACTTGCCCTTGCGGGTGTGACGTTATTGGCAGCTGCGACTCTGGCTGCGTGCTCTGGATCAAGTTCAAATGCTAAAGGTGAGAAAACATTCTCATACATTTACGAAACGGATCCTGATAACCTAAACTATTTGACAACTGGTAAGGCAGCTACAGCAAATATTACGAGCAACGTTATCGATGGTTTGCTTGAAAATGACCGCTACGGTAACTTTGTACCATCTATGGCTGAGAATTGGTCTGTATCTAAGGATGGATTGACTTACACGTATACACTCCGAAAGGATGCAAAATGGTATACATCTGAAGGTGAGGAGTATGCAGAAGTTAAAGCTCAAGACTTTGTAACTGGTCTTAAGTATGCTGCTGATAAGAAATCAGATGGTCTTTACCTGGTTCAGGAATCTATCAAGGGATTGGATGCTTACGTCAAAGGAGAAATTACAGATTTTTCTCAAGTAGGAATCAAAGCTCTTGATGATTATACCGTTCAATACACATTGAACAAGCCAGAAAGTTTCTGGAATTCTAAGACAACAATGGGTGTTCTGGCTCCTGTTAATGAAGAATTTTTGAACTCTAAAGGGGATGACTTTGCTAAAGGTACGGACCCAAGCAGCATTCTCTATAATGGACCATTCTTACTCAAATCAATCGTAGCCAAATCATCAGTCGAGTTCGAAAAGAATCCAAACTATTGGGACAAAGACAATGTCCATCTTGATAAAGTGAAATTATCCTTCTGGGATGGTCAAGATACTAATAAGCCAACTGAAGCTTTCAAAGACGGTAGCTTTACAATGGCTCGCCTCTTCCCAACAAGTGCTAGTTACTCAGAGACTGAAAAAACATTCAAAGACAATATCGTTTATACCCAACAAGATTCTACTACTTATTTAGTAGGCACAAATATCGATCGCCAGTCTTATAAGTACACTTCTAAGACAACAGATGAGGAAAAAGTATCAACCAAGAAGGCACTTTTGAATAAGGACTTCCGTCAAGCTATTGCATTTGGTTTTGACAGAACAGCCTACGCTTCTCAAGTAAATGGTGCAAGCGGGGCTACTAAACTGCTTCGTAACTTATTTGTTCCTCCTACATTTGTACAGGCAGATGGGAAAAACTTTGGGGAATTAGTTAAGGAAAAATTGGTGACCTATGGAGATGAGTGGAGCAACGTAAACTTGGATGATGCCCAAGATGGACTCTACAATCCTGACAAAGCCAAAGCAGAGTTCGCTAAAGCTAAGGCGGCCCTTCAAGCGGAAGGTGTGAAATTCCCAATCCACTTGGATATGCCTGTAGATCAAACCAATACAACAAAAGTTCAACGTGTTCAATCTTTTAAACAGTCAGTTGAAGAAAATCTAGGATCAGATAATGTGGTTATCGACATCCAACAGCTCCAAAAAGATGATGTTCAAAACATTACCTACTTCGCTGAAACTGCGGCTGGAGAAGACTGGGATATCTCAGATAACGTGGGTTGGTCTCCAGACTATATCGATCCATCTACTTATCTTGATATTATCAAGCCTTCTGTAGGAGAAAATACGAAAACATATCTAGGATTTGATTCTGGGACAAACAACGCTGCGGCTAAGCAAGTTGGTTTAGAAGATTACGAAAAAATGGTTGTGGAAGCTGGTGAAGAAACCACTGATGTTTCAAAACGTTATGAGAAATATGCTGCTGCCCAAGCTTGGTTGACAGACAGTGCCTTGCTCATTCCAACAACTTCTCAAACTGGTCGTCCAATGTTGTCTAAGATGGTACCATTTACACTTCCATTTGCATACTCTGGTAACAAGGGTATGAGTGAAGCCCTTTTGTACAAATATCTAGAAGTACAAGATAAGGCAGTGACAACAGAAGAATACCAAAAAGCTCAAGAAAAATGGTTGAAAGAAAAAGAAGAGTCAAATAAAAAGGCCCAAGAAGAACTCGCAAACCATGTGAAATAA